A part of Fusarium graminearum PH-1 chromosome 3, whole genome shotgun sequence genomic DNA contains:
- a CDS encoding meiotic coiled-coil protein 2, whose protein sequence is MSSPGYSQASPEKNSPIFTAVAQGDTSGSSPRAPVLKSISALTTSKLANQGLPKKMKISHDYSTTEQSYPVDKLLAKIEEQNMDQQADSLKANHEGVYYTRVFDHASSSNSLPVTPATDAFPSTAPTTRPASATLDDARSESEEVVRLKLQLAQAESKISKLDQELADTRVSKTLPGTSAIGSNNTFYPTREGVWGSPDDAHSDTSDAMSASTFNRTREIWGAQPGPFTNTLQAPVAEPAPGKWLGGRGFNLPGPEPIGPPYPIMEGFRNERMTPDSEMMRPGYGRRGNRIESRFNSPQPLGSGYGGGYNSPANQSDYMGSPVPGAPMNAPQGLGPMGVYPPYPPPAGTPLSPHASEFTAGSGWKNEVGPHAMYQTRRGLDPREVLAPEDQTYLPPTEPLNYRRLLDRNVNCNWKYIVDKIVCNNDQQASIFLQQKLKVGTPEQKFEIVDAIVAQAYPLMINRFGNFLVQRCFEHGTPDQVIHIAEAIRGNTLSLSMDPFGCHVVQKAFDSVPEKYKAIMVSELLRRIPETVIHRYACHVWQKLFELRWTESPPQIMKYVNEALSGMWHEVALGETGSLVVQNIFENCLEEDKRPCIEEVLANINIVAHGQFGNWCIQHICEHGAPPDRSRAVDHVIRYAAEYSTDQFASKVVEKCLKIGGSDFLGRYLDRVCEGRRDRTRIPLIDIASDQYGNYLIQWILNNASPQHREIVAAHIRKHMVSLRGSKFGSRVGMLCTNHAAATRPGPGAGPGMSGRMGPGPRYSNGYR, encoded by the exons ATGTCTTCACCTGGATATTCTCAGGCGTCGCCTGAAAAGAACAGCCCTATCTTCACGGCTGTTGCGCAGGGCGACACTTCAGGCAGTTCCCCACGTGCCCCTGTTCTG AAAAGCATCTCGGCCCTCACGACGTCGAAGCTCGCGAACCAAGGTCTCCCAAAG AAGATGAAAATCAGTCACGATTACTCGACTACCGAACAATCTTACCCTGTGGACAAGCtccttgccaagattgaggagcAGAATATGGATCAGCAGGCCGATTCCCTCAAGGCGAATCACGAAGGAGTCTACTACACAAGAGTATTTGACCATGCGTCCTCAAGCAACTCCCTGCCCGTCACTCCTGCTACCGATGCCTTTCCAAGCACGGCTCCTACTACACGACCCGCCAGTGCTACTCTCGACGATGCTCGTAGCGAAAGCGAAGAAGTGGTCCGCCTGAAGTTGCAGCTCGCCCAAGCAGAGAGCAAgatttccaagcttgaccaagAGCTGGCAGACACCCGTGTCTCTAAGACTTTACCCGGTACCTCTGCCATTGGATCTAACAACACGTTTTACCCTACTCGTGAGGGTGTATGGGGATCTCCAGATGACGCTCATTCCGATACAAGCGATGCCATGTCTGCTTCCACCTTCAATCGTACTCGAGAAATCTGGGGAGCCCAACCTGGCCCCTTCACCAACACGCTTCAGGCACCGGTTGCTGAGCCGGCTCCTGGAAAATGGCTCGGGGGACGCGGTTTTAACCTTCCAGGCCCAGAACCTATTGGTCCCCCCTATCCCATCATGGAAGGCTTCCGTAACGAGCGTATGACTCCCGATTCAGAGATGATGCGCCCCGGTTACGGACGCCGTGGTAACCGTATCGAGAGTCGATTCAACTCCCCCCAGCCGCTTGGATCTGGTTATGGAGGAGGCTATAACAGCCCTGCCAACCAATCCGACTACATGGGTAGTCCTGTTCCTGGAGCACCTATGAATGCTCCTCAGGGACTTGGCCCTATGGGCGTCTACCCGCCCTATCCACCTCCTGCTGGAACACCTCTGTCACCTCATGCTTCCGAGTTCACTGCTGGATCTGGATGGAAGAATGAAGTTGGTCCACATGCCATGTACCAAACACGCAGGGGACTGGACCCAAGAGAGGTTCTGGCGCCCGAGGATCAGACATATCTCCCCCCAACTGAGCCACTGAACTACCGTCGTCTCTTGGATCGCAATGTCAACTGCAACTGGAAGTacattgtcgacaagatTGTATGCAACAATGATCAGCAAGCTTCTATCTTTTTGcagcagaagctcaaggtcgGAACCCCGGAACAAAAGTTTGAGATCGTGGATGCGATCGTAGCCCAGGCGTACCCCTTGATGATCAACCGTTTTGGCAACTTTTTGGTGCAGCGATGCTTTGAGCATGGCACACCTGACCAGGTCATCCACATCGCCGAAGCTATTCGGGGCAACACTTTGAGCCTCTCCATGGATCCCTTTGGCTGCCATGTTGTCCAGAAGGCATTTGACTCAGTCCCGGAAAAGTATAAGGCCATTATGGTTTCTGAACTTTTGCGACGCATCCCGGAGACGGTTATTCATCGTTACGCTTGCCATGTTTGGCAGAAGCTTTTCGAGCTCCGCTGGACCGAGTCGCCCCCGCAGATCATGAAGTATGTCAACGAAGCACTGAGCGGAATGTGGCATGAAGTAGCCCTTGGGGAAACTGGTAGTCTTGTTGTGCAGAACATTTTTGAGAACTGTCTTGAAGAGGATaag CGTCCTTGTATCGAGGAGGTTCTTGCCAACATTAACATTGTGGCACATGGCCAATTTGGTAACTGGTGCATTCAGCACATCTGCGAACATGGTGCTCCTCCTGACCGCAGCCGGGCTGTTGACCACGTCATTCGTTATGCCGCAGAGTACAGTACCGATCAGTTCGCTTccaaggttgtcgagaagtGTCTGAAGATTGGCGGTTCAGACTTCCTCGGCCGCTACTTGGACCGAGTCTGTGAGGGTCGTCGCGATCGTACACGCATCCCACTCATCGACATCGCGAGTGATCAGTATGGCAACTACCTCATCCAGTGGATTCTCAACAACGCCTCTCCTCAGCATCGCGAGATTGTTGCCGCTCACATCCGAAAGCACATGGTCTCCTTGCGAGGTTCCAAGTTTGGTTCTCGTGTCGGCATGCTCTGCACCAACCATGCTGCTGCAACTCGTCCTGGTCCTGGCGCTGGTCCTGGAATGAGTGGACGCATGGGACCTGGACCACGCTACAGCAACGGCTACCGCTAA